The following coding sequences are from one Thermostaphylospora chromogena window:
- a CDS encoding glycoside hydrolase family 53 protein, which yields MRRIRAVLAAALLAMVLPLAVASPAHAGPGLAIRGADVSSLAKSEALGGVYRYADGRRGDALAILRDAGVNYIRLKVWVNPADGYNTKTQVLAIAARAKALGQKVLVDFHYSDTWADPGKQTKPAAWENLSFDELRQAVYDHTADVLGALAAQGTPADMAQIGNELNGGLLWPDGRYDNWPGMAALLNAGYDAVKAVSPGTQVMLHLADGADNDLYRWWFDTAAQHGVRYDVIGLSYYPYWHGTIAEFQANINDVALRYRKPVVLVETAYPFTTADADGWENIITSAEPYPGYRATPGGQAAMVRELARVVRQVPNGLGLGLFYWEATWTGVPGNGWDPADPSSGNAWENQALFDYSGRALPGLNALGGS from the coding sequence ATGAGAAGAATCCGCGCCGTCTTAGCCGCGGCACTGCTGGCCATGGTCCTCCCGCTGGCCGTGGCGTCACCCGCGCACGCCGGGCCCGGCCTGGCCATCAGGGGTGCGGACGTCTCCAGCCTGGCCAAGTCGGAGGCGCTGGGCGGCGTCTACCGCTACGCCGACGGCCGCCGCGGCGACGCCCTGGCCATCCTGCGCGACGCCGGAGTCAACTACATCCGGCTCAAGGTGTGGGTGAACCCGGCCGACGGCTACAACACCAAGACGCAGGTGCTGGCGATCGCCGCGCGGGCCAAGGCGCTGGGCCAGAAGGTGCTCGTCGACTTCCACTACTCCGACACCTGGGCCGACCCCGGTAAGCAGACCAAGCCCGCCGCCTGGGAGAACCTCTCCTTCGACGAATTGCGGCAGGCCGTCTACGACCACACCGCCGACGTGCTCGGCGCGCTCGCCGCCCAGGGCACCCCCGCCGACATGGCGCAGATCGGCAACGAGCTGAACGGCGGCCTGCTGTGGCCGGACGGCCGCTACGACAACTGGCCCGGGATGGCCGCGCTGCTCAACGCCGGCTACGACGCGGTCAAGGCGGTCTCCCCCGGTACGCAGGTGATGCTGCACCTCGCCGACGGCGCCGACAACGACCTCTACCGCTGGTGGTTCGACACCGCCGCCCAGCACGGCGTCCGCTACGACGTGATCGGGCTGTCGTACTACCCGTACTGGCACGGGACGATCGCGGAGTTCCAGGCCAACATCAACGACGTCGCCCTGCGCTACCGCAAGCCCGTGGTGCTCGTCGAGACCGCTTACCCGTTCACCACGGCCGACGCCGACGGCTGGGAGAACATCATCACCTCCGCCGAGCCGTACCCCGGCTACCGCGCCACCCCCGGGGGACAGGCCGCGATGGTCCGTGAGCTGGCGCGGGTGGTGCGCCAGGTGCCGAACGGGCTCGGCCTCGGCCTGTTCTACTGGGAGGCCACCTGGACCGGCGTGCCCGGTAACGGCTGGGATCCCGCCGACCCCTCCAGCGGCAACGCCTGGGAGAACCAGGCGCTGTTCGACTACTCAGGCCGTGCCCTGCCCGGCCTGAACGCCCTCGGCGGGTCGTGA